A single genomic interval of Novosphingobium ginsenosidimutans harbors:
- a CDS encoding DMT family transporter, with protein sequence MPPGQQRHHPVLPFLLAASGIALFSVMDAVMKSASLQVGAYNAMLFRSGFGVLLMLPLWRATGGRWPEGPALRLHALRGAISAGLATSFFWGLIRLPLAEAIALSFIAPLIALYLAAVMLGEKIGRGAVIASLLGFAGVLVIGAGRLGREALSEDALWGIASVLLSAVLYAFNLIFQRKQAQLASPQEVALFQMGFAGLFLALAAPWLAVTPSLPVLGEIATGAVLAAISLMLLSWAYARAEAQVLLPIEYTAFIWAALLGWLVFAEPVTVETLAGVALIVIGCWIAARKAVPAHTEQTTL encoded by the coding sequence GTGCCGCCGGGCCAGCAACGCCATCATCCTGTTCTGCCCTTCCTGCTGGCCGCCAGCGGGATCGCGCTGTTCAGCGTGATGGATGCCGTGATGAAAAGCGCCAGCCTGCAGGTCGGCGCCTATAACGCCATGCTGTTTCGCTCAGGCTTCGGCGTGCTGCTGATGCTGCCGCTGTGGCGCGCGACGGGCGGGCGCTGGCCGGAAGGTCCGGCGCTGCGCCTGCACGCGCTGCGCGGTGCAATCAGCGCGGGCCTTGCCACCAGCTTCTTCTGGGGCCTGATCCGCTTGCCGCTGGCCGAGGCGATCGCCCTGTCCTTCATCGCCCCGCTGATCGCGCTGTACCTTGCCGCCGTCATGCTGGGCGAGAAAATCGGCCGGGGTGCCGTGATCGCTTCGCTGCTGGGCTTTGCCGGGGTGCTGGTGATCGGTGCAGGCCGGCTCGGACGCGAGGCACTGAGCGAGGATGCCTTATGGGGCATCGCTTCAGTGCTGCTTTCGGCCGTCCTTTATGCCTTCAACCTGATTTTCCAGCGCAAGCAGGCGCAGCTCGCCAGCCCGCAGGAAGTGGCGCTGTTCCAGATGGGCTTTGCCGGCCTGTTCCTGGCGCTGGCCGCCCCCTGGCTGGCGGTAACGCCAAGCCTGCCGGTCCTGGGCGAAATCGCGACCGGGGCAGTGCTGGCCGCGATTTCACTGATGCTGCTGAGCTGGGCCTATGCCCGGGCCGAGGCGCAAGTGCTGCTGCCGATCGAGTATACCGCGTTCATCTGGGCCGCGCTGCTGGGCTGGCTGGTCTTTGCCGAGCCGGTGACGGTCGAAACGCTGGCCGGGGTGGCGCTGATCGTGATCGGCTGCTGGATCGCCGCGCGCAAGGCTGTGCCCGCCCATACCGAGCAGACCACGCTTTAG
- the acnA gene encoding aconitate hydratase AcnA, whose product MTQVGQDTLGTRSTLTVGGKDYAYYSLKKAAAKLGDISRLPFSMKVLLENLLRFEDGGFTVSTDHVKAVIDWQKNPKESAEEIQYRPARVLLQDFTGVPCVVDLAAMRDAIAKLGGDTSKINPLVPVNLVIDHSVMVDEFGHPKAFQENVEIEYHRNMERYDFLKWGSKSLNNFYAVPPGTGICHQVNLENIAKTVWTSQDQSGATVAYPDTCVGTDSHTTMINGLGVLGWGVGGIEAEAAMLGQPVSMLIPEVVGFKLTGALREGVTATDLVLTCTNLLRKHGVVGRFVEYYGPGLASLSLADRATLANMAPEYGATCGFFGIDDKTLDYLRLTGREESQIALVEAYAKEQGFWIDPAATDPIFSSTLELDMGTVVPSLAGPKRPQDRVNLEDVDDVFAKDMAETYKKTNARVPVEGKDFDIGDGDVMIAAITSCTNTSNPGVLVAAGLVAKKADELGLKPKPWVKTSLAPGSQVVTDYLIKAGLQSHLDNIGFNLVGYGCTTCIGNSGPLAEPISKAINDNGLVAAAVISGNRNFEGRVSPDVRANFLASPPLVVAYALKGTVIDDFVTTPIGTGKDGQDVFLKDIWPTNLEVAETMNACVTREMFQARYADVYKGDEHWQAINVTGSETYQWRAGSTYVANPPYFEGMSMTPAPVQDIIEAKPLLILGDSITTDHISPAGNIKADSPAGQWLMEHQVAKADFNSYGARRGHHEVMMRGTFANIRIKNEMVPGIEGGMSKYNGEVMPVYDAAMKHKADGTPMVVVAGKEYGTGSSRDWAAKGTNLLGVRAVIVESFERIHRSNLVGMGVLPLQFKDGETRETLGLDGDCTYTIKGVASLTPRQDVTVEVTRKDGSQFSFTALCRIDTANEVEYFMNGGILHYVLRKLAA is encoded by the coding sequence ATGACCCAGGTCGGACAGGACACGCTCGGGACGCGCAGCACGCTGACCGTCGGCGGCAAGGACTATGCCTATTATTCGCTCAAGAAGGCCGCGGCCAAGCTGGGCGATATCAGCCGCCTGCCGTTCTCGATGAAGGTCCTGCTGGAAAACCTGCTCCGCTTTGAAGACGGCGGCTTCACCGTTTCGACCGATCACGTCAAGGCGGTGATCGACTGGCAGAAGAACCCTAAGGAATCGGCCGAGGAAATCCAGTACCGCCCCGCCCGCGTGCTGCTGCAGGACTTCACCGGCGTGCCCTGCGTGGTTGACCTTGCCGCGATGCGCGATGCGATTGCCAAGCTGGGCGGGGATACCAGCAAGATCAATCCGCTGGTCCCAGTCAACCTGGTGATCGACCACTCGGTCATGGTCGACGAGTTCGGCCATCCCAAGGCGTTCCAGGAAAACGTCGAGATCGAATATCACCGCAACATGGAGCGCTATGACTTCCTGAAGTGGGGATCGAAGTCGCTCAACAACTTCTACGCCGTGCCGCCCGGCACCGGCATCTGCCACCAGGTGAACCTGGAAAACATCGCCAAGACGGTGTGGACCAGCCAGGACCAGAGCGGCGCGACCGTGGCCTATCCGGACACCTGCGTCGGCACCGACAGCCACACCACGATGATCAACGGCCTGGGCGTGCTGGGCTGGGGCGTCGGCGGGATCGAAGCCGAAGCGGCTATGCTCGGTCAGCCGGTTTCGATGCTGATCCCCGAAGTGGTCGGCTTCAAGCTGACCGGGGCTCTGCGCGAAGGCGTGACCGCGACCGACCTGGTGCTGACCTGCACCAACCTGCTGCGCAAGCACGGCGTGGTCGGCCGTTTCGTCGAATACTATGGCCCCGGCCTCGCCTCGCTCAGCCTGGCTGACCGTGCGACGCTGGCCAACATGGCGCCGGAATATGGCGCGACCTGCGGCTTCTTCGGGATCGACGACAAGACGCTCGATTACCTGCGCCTGACCGGCCGCGAGGAAAGCCAGATTGCCCTGGTCGAAGCCTATGCCAAGGAACAGGGCTTCTGGATCGATCCGGCCGCCACCGATCCGATTTTTTCCTCGACGCTCGAACTCGACATGGGCACCGTAGTCCCCAGCCTCGCCGGGCCGAAGCGCCCGCAGGACCGCGTCAACCTGGAAGATGTCGACGATGTCTTCGCCAAGGACATGGCTGAAACCTACAAGAAGACCAACGCCCGCGTGCCGGTTGAGGGCAAGGATTTCGATATCGGCGATGGCGACGTGATGATCGCCGCGATCACCAGTTGCACCAACACCTCGAACCCAGGCGTACTGGTTGCCGCCGGCCTTGTCGCCAAGAAGGCCGACGAGCTGGGCCTGAAGCCCAAGCCCTGGGTCAAGACCAGCCTTGCTCCAGGATCGCAAGTCGTCACCGACTACCTGATCAAGGCCGGGCTGCAGAGCCACCTCGACAATATCGGCTTCAACCTGGTCGGCTATGGCTGCACCACCTGCATCGGCAACTCGGGCCCGCTCGCTGAACCGATCAGCAAGGCGATCAACGATAACGGGCTGGTCGCCGCCGCCGTGATCTCGGGCAACCGCAACTTCGAAGGCCGCGTCTCACCGGACGTGCGGGCCAACTTCCTCGCCAGCCCGCCGCTGGTCGTGGCCTATGCGCTCAAGGGCACGGTGATCGATGATTTCGTCACCACCCCGATCGGCACCGGCAAGGATGGCCAGGACGTGTTCCTGAAGGACATCTGGCCGACCAACCTCGAAGTCGCCGAAACCATGAACGCCTGCGTGACGCGCGAGATGTTCCAGGCCCGCTATGCCGACGTCTACAAGGGCGACGAGCACTGGCAGGCGATCAATGTGACCGGCTCGGAAACCTACCAGTGGCGCGCTGGCAGCACCTATGTTGCCAACCCGCCCTACTTCGAAGGCATGTCGATGACCCCGGCCCCGGTGCAGGACATCATCGAAGCCAAGCCGCTGCTGATCCTCGGCGATTCGATCACGACCGACCACATCAGCCCGGCCGGCAACATCAAGGCTGACAGCCCGGCTGGCCAGTGGCTGATGGAGCACCAGGTCGCGAAGGCTGACTTCAACTCCTATGGCGCGCGCCGCGGCCACCATGAAGTGATGATGCGCGGTACCTTTGCCAATATCCGCATCAAGAACGAGATGGTCCCCGGCATCGAAGGCGGGATGAGCAAGTACAACGGCGAAGTCATGCCGGTTTACGATGCCGCGATGAAGCACAAGGCCGATGGCACGCCGATGGTGGTCGTCGCCGGCAAGGAATACGGCACCGGTTCCAGCCGTGACTGGGCTGCCAAGGGCACCAATCTGCTGGGCGTGCGCGCAGTGATTGTTGAGAGCTTTGAGCGCATTCACCGCTCGAACCTGGTTGGCATGGGCGTGCTACCGCTGCAGTTCAAGGACGGCGAAACCCGCGAAACGCTGGGCCTTGACGGCGATTGCACCTACACCATCAAGGGTGTTGCCAGCCTGACTCCGCGTCAGGACGTGACGGTGGAAGTCACCCGCAAGGATGGCAGCCAGTTCAGCTTCACCGCGCTGTGCCGGATCGATACCGCCAATGAGGTCGAATACTTCATGAACGGCGGCATCCTGCACTACGTACTGCGCAAGCTGGCCGCCTGA